One genomic region from Antedon mediterranea chromosome 3, ecAntMedi1.1, whole genome shotgun sequence encodes:
- the LOC140045055 gene encoding uncharacterized protein has protein sequence MTNGIINRYALAGVPPPEILYVDRDCCGHSSIRKMFSAWPDMKIRLDIWHFMRRIAAACSTESHQLYPIFLKRLSACIFEWSADDVELLKLAKREQLIASKKHSNPTDDIILKNISKKEYALHCRRTTRMTRETANLIRELLTSLDGEEGRDTMGVPLLDSEQTWDIWSSQERHIACIQDPEGIPLYTKTSEMLKGGVTLPVYRCARGSTSLESFHLHLNRFIPGERASDLHFQAYLMDGLVRWNANRALAATQSGGPISSTYSGLHQHALNILAEQVIGKKVYKSFIIPNKYTGELIGVEYLYNQSNKVLETQFPVKTDTIYDEDFDEEIYTFDVDEGYDDKTQPDYKPPKRCFEPRNAKEPSPPQLEPLPSCDDNDDDGQGKAALFDTELEDSTGPDNIPGYAKVEALADYLMQFKEDSGVISQSHAEHVAKLWNNLDAYDKTIKRKARHQDYLTKGRFKKSKTTSVIPGVESTRRCFLGQNTGPAQWPDCNRYMECIITKLCEAYPSTVSIEGKRFQRWPLITKGYKNIRRKVLSNGHLMLFAKLQLMEINRTTLIQWYNRTSKKQERQVLESGISATIPKLVSDKTLLEPLTKPAVLNVHTSAPSFTFVLPKNTSGLATLGNRPSIPVPGEIAKPPPSVPEASSTRIPRTTLLYRKRVAKDISEGKPIKIYKPRTSAIVCSKCKQPRLNKNHTQYYGNWYCAATSDVTFKEWKSAMVAIRRLRQERKKKQQKE, from the exons ATGACAAACGGCATCATTAACCGATATGCTTTGGCAGGCGTACCTCCTCCCGAGATTCTCTACGTCGACCGTGACTGCTGCGGTCATTCAAGCATAAGGAAGATGTTCAGCGCCTGGCCTGACATGAAAATTCGTCTGGACATCTGGCACTTCATGAGGAGAATTGCTGCAGCTTGTTCAACAGAATCACATCAGTTGTATCCGATATTTCTCAAACGTCTTTCCGCTTGCATTTTTGAGTGGAGCGCTGACGATGTTGAACTTCTGAAGCTCGCCAAGCGTGAACAGCTCATTGCAAGCAAGAAGCATTCCAACCCAACAGACGACATCATATTGAAAAACATCAGCAAGAAGGAGTATGCTTTACATTGTCGCAGGACAACACGAATGACTCGCGAGACTGCCAACCTAATCCGAGAGCTGCTGACTTCCCTCGATGGTGAAGAAGGCCGTGACACAATGGGCGTCCCACTCTTAGACTCTGAACAGACCTGGGATATCTGGAGCTCACAAGAGCGACACATCGCCTGCATCCAGGATCCAGAAGGCATCCCGCTCTACACAAAAACCAGTGAGATGCTTAAGGGTGGAGTTACCTTGCCAGTATATCGTTGCGCAAGAGGCTCCACTTCTTTGGAATCGTTTCATCTTCACCTTAACAGGTTTATTCCAG GTGAGCGTGCTAGCGACTTACATTTCCAAGCTTACCTGATGGATGGACTTGTTCGATGGAATGCAAACCGTGCACTAGCCGCTACCCAGTCTGGAGGACCCATCTCCAGTACATATAGTGGACTGCATCAGCATGCTCTCAACATACTGGCAGAGCAAGTGATTGGCAAAAAAGTGTACAAAAGTTTTATCATTCCAAACAAGTACACTGGAGAACTCATCGGAGTGGAGTACCTGTACAACCAGTCGAACAAAGTGCTCGAAACTCAATTTCCTGTCAAAACAGATACCATTTATGATGAAGACTTTGATGAAGAAATTTACACTTTTGATGTTGATGAAGGGTATGATGACAAGACTCAACCAGACTACAAACCACCTAAGCGTTGTTTTGAACCTCGAAATGCTAAAGAACCCTCACCACCCCAGCTGGAGCCCTTGCCTTCATGtgacgataatgatgatgatggtcaAGGAAAAGCAGCCCTTTTTGACACA gaACTTGAGGATTCCACTGGACCGGACAACATTCCAGGCTACGCCAAAGTTGAAGCCCTGGCAGACTACCTTATGCAGTTTAAGGAAGACAGTGGAGTGATAAGTCAAAGTCATGCTGAACATGTCGCAAAGTTGTGGAACAACCTGGATGCTTATGACAAAACCATTAAGCGCAAAGCACGGCATCAAGATTACCTGACGAAAGGCAGGTTCAAGAAAAGTAAAACTACTTCCGTAATACCTGGTGTCGAAAGCACTCGACG atgcTTCTTAGGTCAGAACACCGGGCCAGCTCAGTGGCCGGACTGCAATCGATATATGGAGTGCATTATTACAAAACTATGTGAAGCGTATCCATCTACCGTATCTATCGAAGGTAAACGTTTCCAGCGCTGGCCGCTCATTACCAAAGGCTACAAGAACATTCGTCGGAAAGTGCTGTCGAATGGACACCTGATGTTGTTTGCTAAGCTTCAGTTGATGGAGATAAATCGTACGACACTCATCCAGTG GTACAACAGAACGTCAAAGAAGCAAGAGCGGCAAGTGTTGGAATCTGGCATCTCGGCAACAATACCCAAACTTGTCTCTGATAAAACCCTACTTGAACCTTTAACCAAGCCAGCGGTGCTAAACGTTCATACAAGCGCTCCATCTTTCACATTTGTCCTACCAAAAAACACTTCCGGCCTAGCGACTCTAGGAAACAGACCGTCGATCCCAGTTCCTGGCGAGATAGCAAAACCACCACCGTCAGTCCCTGAGGCTAGCAGTACTCGTATTCCTAGAACTACCCTCTTGTACAGAAAACGAGTGGCTAAAGACATATCGGAAGGGAAACcgatcaaaatatacaaaccaAGAACGTCTGCGATTGTGTGCTCAAAGTGTAAGCAACCAAGATTAAATAAGAACCACACTCAGTACTATGGAAATTGGTATTGTGCTGCAACATCTGATGTGACTTTTAAAGAATGGAAATCGGCTATGGTTGCCATCCGTCGCCTTCGTCAAGAGAGGAAAAAAAAGCAGCAAAAAGAATGA
- the LOC140044191 gene encoding uncharacterized protein: protein MFRPTFRRSEEGALILEDTSAAVVFNSLRKRPTGKCLTPDDVRQDALKEVCRLGGNTKDECDVLGCYKFQHSKYSGQTFKWMVENVLEYAVCFVIKMANEIPSTSSLSINKFNFKRYLESFPEGKEAIAMKEIKRCRKCPTRQTSYIPVGIKLQKVEDVTDETLSGTDVFDASLQPSTSYAPAQPNTSYEPVSTMPYTTITIKQSEDCLIPDKWKKNLPEIDQQWISKTLFKKSKKGTAELDSTKLKQLWYYPPQPDPLNKNIPMANSYFGHRLLLWLPRKTWQVKLVCPRPECKSYPLTSGGLHGIVRPVLDLDCHYFLATEQLRCSNCKQRQIGWSENILKQLDLAHRLQFPVVLSYHLACDNRVLQLLKYRGLGNSPSQLRQQVLEQHTRRWNERVALYLENCKKFCGSRDDYVIAASKFDEVSKMIPVPSVQWFLTIYCNEVMGRIDELKASITSTFGRVLKIDSTKSVNNL from the exons atgttCAGACCAACTTTTCGGCGCAGTGAAGAGGGTGCCTTAATTCTTGAAGATACATCTGCTGCTGTAGTATTTAACAGCTTGAGAAAACGACCAACTGGCAAGTGTCTAACTCCTGATGATGTACGGCAAGATGCCTTGAAGGAGGTGTGCAGGCTGGGTGGAAACACCAAAGATGAATGTGATGTGTTGGGCTGCTACAAGTTTCAGCATAGTAAATACAGTGGACAAACATTCAAGTGGATGGTCGAAAATGTACTGGAATATGCAGtatgttttgttattaaaatgGCTAATGAAATTCCAAGTACAAGTTCACTTAGTATTAACAAATTCAACTTTAAGAGGTACTTGGAGTCTTTCCCAGAAGGCAAAGAAGCCATagcaatgaaagaaataaaacgCTGCAGGAAATGCCCAACTAGACAGACATCGTACATACCTGTTGGTATTAAGCTACAAAAGGTTGAGGATGTCACAGATGAAACACTTTCTGGTACTGATGTCTTTGATGCTTCTTTGCAACCATCAACCTCATATGCACCAG CTCAACCAAATACATCTTATGAACCTGTTAGTACTATGCCATACACTACAATAACTATCAAACAGAGTGAAG ATTGTCTCATACCAGATAAATGGAAGAAGAACTTGCCCGAGATCGATCAGCAGTGGATTTCAAAAACCTTATTCAAGAAATCGAAGAAGGGGACCGCAGAGTTGGATTCAACTAAACTCAAACAACTTTGGTATTATCCACCTCAACCGGATCCGCTCAACAAAAACATACCCATGGCCAACAGTTACTTCGGTCATCGTCTTCTTCTTTGGTTGCCCCGCAAGACTTGGCAGGTCAAGCTGGTCTGCCCTCGGCCAGAATGCAAGAGCTATCCACTAACATCAGGCGGCCTCCATGGAATCGTTCGTCCGGTCCTGGATTTAGACTGCCACTACTTTCTTGCAACAGAGCAACTGAGGTGCTCTAATTGCAAACAAAGACAAATTGGCTGgagtgaaaacattttaaagcaaCTTGATTTAGCACATCGCCTTCAGTTTCCTGTTGTACTTTCGTATCACTTGGCCTGCGACAACCGGGTCCTGCAGCTTCTAAAGTACCGCGGTCTCGGTAACAGTCCATCACAGCTTCGCCAACAAGTCTTAGAACAACACACAAGGCGGTGGAATGAGAGAGTGGCTCTCTACTTAGAAAATTGCAAGAAGTTCTGTGGTTCTCGTGATGATTATGTCATTGCTGCTTCTAAATTTGATGAGGTGTCTAAAATGATTCCTGTTCCCTCTGTCCAATGGTTCCTTACCATCTACTGCAACGAAGTAATGGGAAGAATCGACGAACTCAAGGCTTCTATCACATCGACGTTCGGAAGAGTGTTGAAGATTGACTCGACCAAAAgtgtaaataatttataa
- the LOC140043738 gene encoding uncharacterized protein, which translates to MKNDQEMLKDIHGKSCACIEVRYHDSCYREYIKIVHRKKHIHAKSDLLKAKLEKDFPELVFHLPSRRNEATMVYFADISTGSFAEQFLESEESTDLSSDASVNPDISTTTNKEERYHLQDESRTIHLAGLILKNAIKTSESMDYKWPPRASDINNVVMSDIIPFHLFNILAICTNTVQEHIDPSMASVPEEIRNKLEAICQDIVYLASRGRRQTPKSLALGLTVRHMTGSTHLLDILSKFGHCSSPDTIVSYETSLAMFRLSTANAVPDGFRRGELVTMVWDNIDFNEETTSGQGTT; encoded by the exons ATGAAAAATGACCAAGAAATGTTAAAGGACATACACGGAAAGAGCTGTGCTTGCATTGAAGTGAGGTACCATGACTCATGCTACAGggaatatataaaaattgtgcACCGAAAGAAACATATTCATGCAaa gTCAGATTTACTAAAAGCAAAACTCGAAAAAGATTTTCCAGAGCTTGTATTCCATTTACCAAGTAGAAG GAATGAGGCAACCATGGTTTATTTTGCTGACATATCCACAGGCTCTTTTGCTGAGCAATTTTTGGAATCAGAAGAGAGTACTGACCTGTCATCAGATGCATCTGTTAATCCTGATATATCTACCACTACAAATAAAGAGGAAAGATATCATTTGCAAGATGAATCACGAACAATTCACTTAGCAG GCCTGATTTTAAAGAATGCAATCAAGACATCAGAGTCAATGGACTATAAGTGGCCTCCACGAGCAAGTGATATTAACAATGTAGTTATGAGTGACATCATTCCATTCCACCTTTTTAATATCTTGGCAATATGTACCAACACAGTACAGGAACACATTGATCCATCGATGGCAAGTGTTCCAGAAGAAATCCGAAATAAACTTGAGGCAATCTGTCAAGACATTGTGTACTTAGCTTCAAGAGGCAGGCGACAAACACCAAAATCCTTAGCACTTGGTCTTACTGTTAGGCATATGACTGGTTCCACGCACCTCTTAGATATATTAAGTAAATTTGGACATTGTAGCTCTCCAGACACTATTGTTTCATACGAAACAAGTCTTGCGATGTTTCGATTGTCCACTGCTAATGCTGTTCCGGATGGTTTCAGGCGTGGGGAACTTGTTACTATGGTTTGGGACAACATTGATTTTAATGAAGAAACCACAAGTGGCCAAGGCACAACATGA